A single window of Periophthalmus magnuspinnatus isolate fPerMag1 chromosome 9, fPerMag1.2.pri, whole genome shotgun sequence DNA harbors:
- the ogdha gene encoding oxoglutarate (alpha-ketoglutarate) dehydrogenase a (lipoamide) isoform X4: MAYCQHIGVEFMFINDLEQCQWIRQKFETPGVMQFTLEEKRTLLARMVRSTRFEEFLQKKWSAEKRFGLEGCESLIPALKTIIDKSSENGVENVIMGMPHRGRLNVLANVIRKELEQIFCQFDSKLEAADEGSGDVKYHLGMYHRRINRVTDRNITLSLVANPSHLEAVDPVVQGKTKAEQFYCGDNDGKRVMSILLHGDAAFAGQGIVYETFHLSDLPSYSTHGTVHVVVNNQIGFTTDPRMARSSPYPTDVARVVNAPIFHVNADDPEAVMYVCNVAAEWRATFHKDVVVDLVCYRRMGHNEMDEPMFTQPLMYKQIKKQKPVLQKYAEKLISEGAVTRQEYEEEIAKYDKICEEAYARSKDEKILHIKHWLDSPWPGFFTLDGQPKSMSCPSTGLTEENLNHIGGVASSVPVEDFTIHGGLSRILKGRGEMIRNRTVDWALGEYMAFGSLLKEGIHVRLSGQDVERGTFSHRHHVLHDQNVDKRTCIPMNHMSPDQAPYTVCNSSLSEYGVLGFELGFAMASPNALILWEAQFGDFHNTAQCIIDQFICPGQAKWVRQNGIVLLLPHGLEGMGPEHSSARPERFLQMCNDDPDVHPPITEDFAVQQLYDCNWIVVNCSSPGNYFHVLRRQILLPFRKPLIVFTPKSLLRHPEARSSFDEMLPGTHFQRLIPEGGAAAQNPQSVKRVLFCTGKVFYELNKERKLRGLEDQVAIARVEQLSPFPFDQVKAEVERFPNADLVWCQEEHKNQGYYDYVKPRIRTTIQRTKPVWYAGRGDQPLLPATGTKTLT; encoded by the exons ATGGCGTACTGTCAGCACATCGGTGTAGAGTTCATGTTCATTAATGACTTGGAGCAGTGTCAGTGGATCAGGCAAAAGTTTGAGACTCCAGGAGTGATGCAGTTCActctggaggagaagaggacgcTGCTCGCTCGCATGGTCCGCTCCACCAG GTTTGAGGAGTTCCTGCAGAAGAAGTGGTCTGCAGAAAAGCGCTTTGGTCTGGAGGGCTGTGAGTCTCTGATCCCAGCTCTGAAAACCATCATCGACAAATCCTCCGAGAATGGAGTGGAGAACGTCATCATGGGCATGCCCCACAGGGGGCGCCTCAACGTGCTTGCCAACGTCATTCGCAAAGAGCTCGAGCAGATCTTCTGTCAGTTTGACTCCAAGCTGGAGGCGGCCGACGAG GGCTCTGGGGATGTGAAGTACCACTTGGGCATGTACCATCGTCGTATAAACCGCGTCACAGACAGAAACATCACTCTGTCTCTGGTGGCCAACCCGTCTCACCTGGAGGCCGTGGATCCTGTGGTCCAGGGAAAGACCAAAGCTGAACAGTTCTACTGCGGAGACAACGACGGCAAGAGG GTGATGTCGATCCTGCTCCACGGAGACGCCGCGTTCGCCGGTCAGGGAATCGTCTACGAGACGTTTCACCTGTCGGACCTGCCGTCGTACTCCACCCACGGCACCGTGCACGTGGTCGTCAACAATCAG atcGGCTTCACCACAGACCCTCGTATGGCTCGCTCGTCCCCCTATCCCACAGACGTCGCTCGTGTGGTGAATGCTCCGATCTTTCACGTAAACGCCGACGACCCCGAGGCCGTGATGTACGTGTGTAACGTGGCTGCAGAGTGGAGAGCCACCTTCCACAAGGACGTCGTGGTCGACCTG GTGTGCTATCGTCGCATGGGCCACAATGAAATGGACGAGCCCATGTTCACTCAGCCACTCATGTATAAACAGATTAAGAAACAGAAGCCAGTGCTGCAGAAGTACGCAGAGAAACTGATCAGCGAGGGAGCTGTGACAAGGCAGGAGTATGAG GAGGAAATTGCGAAGTACGAcaagatctgtgaagaggcgtaCGCTCGCTCCAAAGACGAGAAGATCCTGCACATCAAGCACTGGCTGGACTCACCCTGGCCCG GTTTCTTTACTCTGGATGGACAGCCCAAGTCCATGAGCTGCCCGTCCACTGGTCTGACTGAAGAAAATCTCAACCACATCGGGGGTGTGGCCTCCTCTGTGCCCGTTGAGGACTTCACCATACATGGAG GTCTAAGCAGGATCCTTAAAGGCCGTGGGGAGATGATCCGTAACAGGACTGTGGACTGGGCTCTGGGAGAGTACATGGCCTTTGGGTCTCTGTTGAAGGAGGGCATCCATGTGAGGCTGTCTGGGCAGGATGTGGAGAGGGGGACCTTCAg CCACCGTCACCACGTGCTCCATGATCAGAACGTGGACAAGCGCACCTGTATCCCCATGAACCACATGAGCCCAGACCAGGCTCCTTACACAGTCTGCAACAGCTCCCTGTCCGAGTACGGCGTCCTTG GTTTCGAGTTAGGTTTTGCGATGGCAAGCCCGAACGCTCTGATCCTGTGGGAGGCTCAGTTTGGAGACTTCCATAACACGGCCCAGTGCATCATTGACCAGTTCATCTGCCCGGGTCAGGCCAAGTGGGTCAGACAGAATGGCAttgtgctgctgctgccccATGGACTGGAGGGCATG GGTCCAGAGCACTCTTCAGCCCGACCTGAGAGGTTCCTCCAGATGTGCAACGACGACCCCGACGTGCACCCG CCCATCACAGAGGACTTTGCCGTTCAACAGTTGTACGACTGTAACTGGATCGTGGTGAACTGTTCGTCTCCAGGAAACTACTTCCACGTTCTGAGACGCCAGATACTGCTGCCCTTCAGGAAACCA CTGATCGTCTTCACTCCCAAATCGCTGCTGCGCCACCCAGAGGCCAGGTCCAGCTTTGACGAGATGCTCCCAG GGACACATTTCCAGAGGTTGATTCctgaagggggcgctgcagCTCAGAACCCACAGTCTGTGAAGAGAGTGTTGTTCTGCACCGGCAAAGTCTTCTATGAGCTCAACAAGGAGAGGAAGTTACGTGGGCTGGAGGACCAAGTTGCCATCGCCAGGGTGGAGCAG TTGTCTCCGTTCCCGTTTGACCAGGTGAAGGCAGAGGTGGAAAGGTTCCCAAACGCAGATCTGGTCTGGTGTCAGGAGGAGCACAAGAACCAGGGTTACTATGACTACGTGAAGCCCAGAATCCGTACCACCATCCAGAGAACCAAACCTGTGTG gtATGCCGGGCGAGGGGACCAGCCGCTGCTTCCAGCCACAGGAACAAAAACACTCACCTGA